Genomic DNA from Parambassis ranga chromosome 5, fParRan2.1, whole genome shotgun sequence:
TCAGCTTAAGACAAAACATAAATCACGACTGTGTTTGTCTCAGATGCTGAAAATAAGATACCTTTGATACCAGACAAAAATAACTTCACAGTGTAGAAGAAAACAAATTCTAAAATGATTAGGTCAAAAACAGAACCAATTATTTCACTCTGTCCATGTTTATAGCAAGACCTTCAGGTTAAGGTATGGCATGACAGATGACCAAAGCTAAACTATGggaaataattaatacaaaaagGGAACGAAATGACCATTTGAAAATGAGTCCAAAACTATTTCAAAGAGTGTAGGTTAATGAACTCAATATTAGTTTGAATATAAAGCTTCTGCATGTAAAGCACTGTACTGAGAGAGACAGGGCGACCTTAAGCAGTAGCTTGGACAAAGGCATTCATAAGGTTTCGAGTTGCATGGGAGTCACAGAAGTGTAATCTGGTCCTAGGGATTTTCTCCTGCGTTTACGAGGTTACTTCTTGTTTAATCCTGATTTAATATGCCAACTTTCCATACATGTCCATATAAATATTCATATATGACACCAACTGGTGGCAGCATTGAATTCTACCACACAGAACGGTTTGAAAAGGAGATacagcagcagaggtcaggTTTGAGTGAATGTGCTCAACCATCTAACTCTTGGATTTGCATTAATATCATCATCTCTGCAGCCAGAGACCAGAAAGCTCCCTCTACTGCCAAGTTTCTACATGCTCCGTGGTGAGTGaacctgctgctgttctctggCGCCCTCATGTGGAGCTGTAGAGTGCAATCTGCTGCACCTTGCCCAGCTGTGTTAGCAGCCGTTTCATGCGATGTTTGAGCTGAGGCAGACGAGCCAAAGGTTCAGGAGGCTCCAGCTCCCCTGTGTAGTCCAGCCAGCTCTCTAGCACTGAAGAGCACAATAAGAACCAGAAGTTAGGACATCCTTACATATAATGGGTTGGTTTCATCCCACATTGACCAGAGTGTTCTCAAATCCTTATTTTTTATTCCAATATACTGATCATGGCCTACCGGGTTAGCTACCCTGGTTTAGAATACTGTACCCAGTCTTACCATCCAACTCCCTCTCAATGAAGTCCATCCTGTGTGAGACCTCGTCCTGGACTGCATCTATGTGATCCAGTAGGTTGATCTGCCACTGCTGATGCTGTCTGCTGTAATCGGCAGCCCCTCCACCTTCCTTACCATCCTCCTCTTTGCGCTCAGCATGTGACCAGGAGCCACATATTGAAGCCTAGAGaggttaagattaagattaacttcaTTAATCCCAATTGGGAAATTAGGAATTCATGTAAAATTAGACAATAGTTACTTACTGGTAAAATAATCAACATTGTTTCAACACAAGATGCACACACAGTATTAAAGATCATTCACACCAAGCCATTTTTACACATGCACCTGACCGTGGGAgtgccagatgtgtttttactACTTAAAATACATTCCTCTGGGTGAGGACATGCATTTTTAGAGAAGGCAGGAGGAAAAGAGCTCAAAAGAAATTACAAATGCTTTCTGTGCTGGTAACTATCTGAACATATCTGCAATATCAAAAGTAGAGAGAATGCATGCCTAAAAGTAACAAGAAGTTTACATTTGCGCTGTTGCCACTCACTCAATGTTAAATCTCCAGATAAATGCAGCACTCGCTCAGACATTGCTTTATACTTAAAGGCCTGCAGGATTTGGATAATGTCCCAGGTGACAGAATTCGACATCTGCGATCTCAAATGCAGCTCCTAACCCAAATTCCTGAATAACCTGAGCAACTTTGATTTGCTTGGATGGAAAAATTTGATCACTGTGACAAAGCTTAAATAAGTAAACTTTCAGATTTTTACAGTGGCGCTCCACTCATATTATTGGAATAAACTCCCACCTTGTTGGTGACGTCTATTGATTTGGGCTTGTCTATCTCCAGCAGGCTTCCGTAGCGCTGCTCCCGCTCAAGCAGCTCCTCTGTGCTTCTCATGCTGTCCTCCAGCTCAGAGCCCTGCCGGGTCTCCACCACCAGCCGCTGCTCCACTGCTGGGTAATATGCCCGGGGTTTCTGGTAGCAGTGTTCACTGGTAATGTACGAGTCCTGGAAGGATGGGAaaggtgaggaggagcaggatggagaggaggtggCAGCTGTAGCAGCCCGAGTTAACTTCTCCAGAGCGTTGGACATTAAAATTTCCCCTCGACTCATGTCCTCCTCAGGTGTGACAGGAGATGGAGCTGCATTGCTGCTTCGACATGAATCAAAGCCGATCCGAAATCTTTCCAAATGCTTCCATGGCTGCCGCCACAGCTGCAGGTCAGGGTGGGTGCTGCTCCTGAAAAgccagatgaaaaaaaacactgtgtatACAGAATCAAAACTATAAACACAATTAATCCGTTTTAatcagaataattaaagctgcaagcagcattgcgggccctcgcgcacctttgcgatccacggggctatcgccgtcttctctcctatgctcttgtctcctatactctcctgtcctatgctctcttttGCAGAgatgtatgtattgtatgtattgcagagatgtacaacaaacacatgtttacaaccaaactttcctgctaccagtaggtggcgctatgaccgtatcatcctattagcatatatatctgttcagactcgggtccatagcagtactgtaagattttgtccacattgcatgaagtatatgggtagtactgcataaaatagagcgagttcctttgtaatggcaaatggtcaactttgaggccacgcccccgccacacagTAACACTTTTAAAAGAGTTTTGGagtgcgtctattccctatggtgtcctgagtgggcACAGTGAATtacagctcaattgcatgaagtatgcgaggcgtgaaaagttttatagcagggtcagaaatcgccaaaaattacaaaaaaaataaaaatggcggacttcctgttgggtttggagggggggtccaagagacttttttgtgcgccttggggtgatacacatgtgtgccaattttcataatcctgtgtcaaaccgaccagaggggctacgcgttgggggcgctatagagccattttcctatgtgcatttcaaaagtcagcaaatttcaaaatttttcggccgaatgaatttttctaccaagtttggtgagtttttgggcatgttaaggccccaaaaaatgcgatctcaggggaaaaaaaaaaaaaaaataataatcctaagggtttcaataatAAATATGCCAATACTCACTGTAAGACGTTCATCTTGTGCTGCAGTCCGTTGAGGATCTCCACCACATGGTGCACGTCTCCCAGCAGCTGGTGTGTGGTGGTGATCTTCTTGGCATTTTGGTGAGAGTAATTCTCCTCCAGGAAGGAAAGGCCATACATATGACCATTGATCAACCACTCACGATCATACCAATAGCGCAGACTCTGCCTCTGACCTAAGAAGAACACAAGGTAatcagtttagtttagtttgagATCTGTCAAACTAGACTGCATCTGCACTCTTCTAACTGGGTGGTTGTGCAGGGTTTCCCACAGCAAAACGGTCAATGTGGTGACCGGGGGGAGCCTAAATATGCAAAAACTTCGTATATGTTAATATATATTAGGGATATAGTCCACAAAAAAGTGTATTATATATTGAGTATACTTAATATATAGCattctacaaaaaaaagttgtttttctttgagtGTGTGCAAGAGTGGGTGTGTACGGAGAGAGAGGTTGTGTGCCtttaagttacattaaaacaataaagctgcagctctAATGCGGCCTTATTTTACTGTCTATGCATGCGAGGATGCAGCGAATTCCCTCCCCCCCGCCCTTATAATTAGTTCTATAATTAGAAGCATAATGGGAGATGTGCTTGGTATACTGGGACAGTGTTCATATTTTAGCAGGAAACACTGTTGTCCACTGTTGTGTGGGAACACACAAGTGTGGATTTTTAAAGAACAATTTTTATGGAACATCATCAAAGATTCTGTTATACAGACATAATATATAAACGTAATCGATGATGATTGTCTGGCTCATATTTAGTGTCTATGAAGACTATAGCCATCAGCTTTCCTTACCTGGTGGGTCTCTGCAGATGTAGCAGGTGTACCTGTCTGGAACATTGTCTTCCATCAGGCCCATGCAGGTGCCATGCTGCCAGCACAAACAATCTTCACACTAACAAAAAAGGAAATTACAGTTTTGCCACCCCATGATTGCTACCTTAAAATGGGTCAAATCATGTGTTGTCACAACAAACTCACCTGGATCATGAAGTCATTCTCTTCTTCCACTTCACAGATACATCTCACTATCTCTTGGTCACTGGTGTCCACAGCACCAGAGTCCACACTCAGAGGTGGTGTAGTGATGTCCAAATCCACCTCCAAGTCATCGTCACTCCACCCACAGCTGTCAGTGGACCAGTCACTAATGCTATCATCGTCTACaatgaaacaaacaacaaatggtTTTGCAGCTCAATTAAGATACTGTAACTTGTATGAGAGGATTAAACAACGTTTATAGGTACTAAGATGAAGCAAGCCATAGCAGCAAAGACTAGCTCAGAATTCAATCAACCATGGGTTAAAACTTGCATCAACATGAGTTGATGTAAGCATCAACATTTGTACACAGGTACCAGGTGTGATGCAAGCTAAACAGAATTAGCAGCATGATGGATTGAATCCAAAGGGAGAAGAAGAATGTAAAAAGAGGAAGTAATGTATACACACTAACTGCaacactatacacacacacactgtcagagaTACCCACCATCCACAAGTATCTGCTCTGAGTAGCTGTATCCAGGCCTGCTGGTGTAGGCCTCAGGCTTGTGATTGTGTGAGGGGGGGGATTTGAGTGGAAAATTCAATTTGGACTGAAGACCCAATACTGAGATGTCAATATTCTCCTCACTACCTGTGTAGTCTGTTAATACAGGGAGGGGGGAAGCAGATGTAGAACAAAATGTCAGCTTTGAAAATGCCAAACAAACGTCCTACCAGGAAGTGACAAAATGTGgcacaaacatacattttgGACAACAGAACAATCAATCAGGGACAATTAATTGGACAAAATCCATGCTGCCCAAAATTCAGGCATTAAAATGTGTGATGTAAACAGTCAGAATGCTAGCTAATAATAACAGAAGCGTTGATCAGTAAATGTCAGTGCCACCTTATAAATTGGGTTTATTACATGTATTATtgtctaaaaatgaaaaaggaaGCTATGACTATTTTTTAAGAGAGATGAGTTGGAACTCGACTGGCATAATGGAGTGACagttacacccacacacagactcagcCACCACACCAAGAGGAGTGAATAAGGCACTTTATGCTTTGCAGGATAGCCTTTTCCCACTATGTCACAGTGAGAGCACATGCAGAGCGGCAGATATGTGAGGCAGCCCTATGCCTGGCACCCACGTCTTACCCGACTTGgccttctttctcttcttcttcttctttagtttAATGCGGAGGAAGTCCTTCTGCTTTGGTTTTTCTTTCAATTTATCTTTTACCGACCCTGGGGATTGTTAAGTGACAAGAGTTTAAACTCAGTGCAGCTTAGTATTTGCATTAAATACAGAATATAGTGAACAGGTAGGGCTCTAAAACAGAACATGCAACCTCTTTCTCAGTAAGCAAATAACACACTGCATCATACTGACCATTATCAAAGCCACTTTTGTCTGAGTCCTTGTCCTGCAGCTGGCATCCGTTCCTGTCCAGCTGGTTTTCCTTGCTCTTCTCTCTCAACAGTGCCCTCTGCTGATTGCCCTGGGTGTTGACAGCAGGCGGAGCTGATGTGCGCCTGCCTGCTGTCTTCACCTCACCACGGGGAGCTGCAGCAGTTCCAACacagtctggaaaaaaaaaaaaaaaaatcaaagaccAACTGTAAGTACAAAACCATGATCTCTACACAAGGCAGGATGTGCAATACATTTACGATTTGTAGTTTTATAAGTGATTAGTCATTACAACATCTCATAAAGGGCACACAACTGACATGAGCATTGTACACATACTCAGCTAATTCAAAACCTGGAGAGGAACTCACGCATGGAAGCAGAGATGGTGCGCCTTCTCTTCGTGCCTTCTAAACCAGCAGCAGTGGACTGTTTGTCAGAGGCCCTGGTTTGGACACTCCGGGTGGGGCTGCGATCCCCCTCGGGAGGCGTTTCCTCACCATGATAATATTTCATATGGTAATGCAGCAACTTGGCCTTACGGAATGACTTTGTGCAGCCAGGAGCACTGCATTTGAACGGATTGTGGTCGAGGTTGATGGATAGAACAGGTGGAGGTTGGTTTTTGATAACTCGATACACTGTAACATGGAAAAACGTAAGCAGATTGTGTAAAGCGAAATGCGTGAATGAGTAAGGACATGAATGGTAACTGCATTGGGTTTTAAAGTATTAGGATGCACTCACATGGTTCTCTGCTGAATCGGTTAGGGTTGTGGAAACCCTGCTTCCTTACAGCtatcaaacacaaaagaaaggcTTAAAGTAAGATTTTTAATCTTCGAAATactcctatatatatatatatcacggATTTATTTTCACAGCCCTACAGATCTAATATCCTTCCTGCTTATTTGGTTTATTAACACTTACGCTTCACAGGCTGGGGAGGCGGCACTGCAGTTGCAGGCTGAGGGCTCTCTGATTGGACGTGtgggttcttctccacatcttTATTGGATTCTGTGGTTGTCATAGTGACAGACACCTGCTCTGTCAGTGCTGACGTCTGAGTGGGCAACTCTGTATATGGCTTTGACGATTCTGTGTATGGCTTTGTTCCCCTCTGTTCCGTTTTCACCTCTTCTTTCTTCACTTCTCCATTTACATGACACATGTCCATATTTTGCTCATCATCTTCTTTTATCTTTACTCCATTTGTAAGTACTGTCCCATTTTCTCCATCCCTGGTTGTGTTCTGGCCTCCTTCCTCTGatatttcctcttcctgtttcacaGTGGTTGCAAGCTCAAGCTCACCATTTGTCTTCTTAGTTTTCTCATTTATCATCCTTTCTTCATGCTCTTCGTCCTCGCTGATGCTGTCCTCCTGGTCTGAAGTGCTGCGTCTGGCTCGCTTGTTTTTTGGACCCCCATTTTCCTGGGGCCTCCTGCGATTTGGGGCCCTCCTAACCATGTTCCTTTCAGAAAACCGAGACTTTCCTCCACTAACTCCACTTCTCTGCAGAATAAGAGAAAGTGTAGAGTTGAAATGGAACTCGAGGGAAAAATGAGATATTACACTGAATGCAAATATTTATGATcactaaatgtaaataaatgtacctGTTTAATATAAGGCTTTACATGTATCCCCTTCACTGTCTGGATAATACCATCATAAAACTTCACAGTGTAGGATGCTGGAGgataaagcaaaacaaacaatcaaacaaTGCTTCAAAAATGCTGCACAATGCAATTTTCTCTCAATTTTTGAAAATACTTTTAGACTTCTATCATGCACTATCCTCTCAGAGTGACCCACATTAAGATGgataattgttttgttttgtattttttgtaaattagggcccaagcacgaAATGTgtgagagccctattgaaaccctagggattattaCCCCCCCTCAGATCGcctttttggaggccttaacatgccccaaaactcaccaaacttggtagaaaaattcattcagctgaaaaattttgaaatttgctgacttttgaaacgcacatgggaaaatggctctatagcgccccctaataATAGCCCCTAGTCAactgatgtcatcaaaggagacaaaaaacgcattccaaaactctttcaaaagtgttatgATGTGGCGGgggccattacaaagaaacactgtattttctgcagtaccaccaacatacttcatgcaatgtggacaaaatcttacagtactgctatgaacccgagtctgaacagatatatatgctaataggatgataccatcacagcaccacctgctggcagcaggaaatttctgttgtaaacgtgtgtttgttgtacgtctctggaaatgagaggagagcataggagaggagatagcgatggccccgcggatcgcaaggtgtgcgaggggccgcaatgctgcttgcagctttaatttgtttGTTGCTCCTCCACCTTACTATAAGTCAACCCATAAAATTctaatcataaaaaaagaaaatacttttTGAGACTTTTAACACTTCAGAGTTCAAACCAAACAGTACAGTTCCTGTTTTTAACTTTTAAGACCCAAAACAGATTCTTAAGGTTACTGATACTCACCATCTCTATTGACTGAAATGACCTTAGCAGGGTAGAAACGGCAGTCTGACCAGCTGGCCAACACTTTGTCATTCACGTTAAAGCCCTAAAGGAATGGAACATTTGATCAAGGACATTCCGTTGTTAAAATCTTAAAAATGGGAGGTGGTGCTATTAGATGCACACAAATCTATTATTGTTCTTATTAGAAGAGAATAAGAATTTTAAATTGGAAGTAAATATAGCAGATACCCTTTAGTGAATGCATATAAAACCCAAGTATCATATTTTTTCCAGAAAGATGAATAAGGAACCTCCTAATGTAGTAATGCACAATAGAACAAAAGCTAAAGATCACTGGGGCACAATTTTCAATTTCTTCATGCAGCTCAAATCAAAAGTGAAAAGCTGTCTGAGCTCACAGGTATAGGTCCGTTGTCATTCAGGCCCTGCCGCCTCAGTTGAACTCTCTCTACAGGTCTCAGGTAGGGACTTGTCCAATCAAACCACTCGTCGTAACGGTGGCTCCACTGGCGGTAATGGATTAACACTTTTTCATCTTCGTagtcaatcttctctatgttgGCAGCATACCTACATGAGTAAATTCAATAATGTGTGACTGAGAAGGGAAAGGAAATAATAATTCTACTTGTTTATGGTCCTTATACTTTATCACAAATGTACAAAGAGGTCAGAAAGTCTTTAGGAATGTATGTATAAAACAACAATGAATTATGAGATGGATAGAAGATGGTATGCTCACAGCAGTACTGGGATTTTTCATTACAATTACCACTTCGAGACTCCATTAGAGTTATAACCTCTGGTCAATCTGTTTTTACAATGTTTTACTAATAGAGGGCCACTGTCTTGTACAACTTGTATTTTTATGTCTACATAGAGAAGTGAGGAAATAATATGTAATTCTACTGGCCCTTTAAAATTGCCTTATAAAAGGCTGCACCCTCTGTTGTTCTTGAAACAGCAATGTGACCTGATTAAGGATTATTGTTTTATCTCATGTAAACTGGTAGTATGCCTTAAAATATAATTTACTTTAGTGGACACTACACCCAAGCAATGATGCAATGAAAGGTTAGAGTGGCTCTACTCAAGATAACTCACACCCAGAAAGTAGAGGATGAGAATTTGTATGAGATGAATAGGACAGGACACAGGGTAACATGGATGGGGAGGAATGAGCAAAGGAGTGACTCACCAGTTTTTGAGGCTGTCTCTAGCCTCAAGCTGAGCTCCCACCTCAAATGTAATCCCTCTTCTGTTAGGGGGCGTCTTACTCATACTGCCCACATCAAGGCTCGCTTcctgtacatacacacaatatCCAATAAACATACTGATTAAAAACTAAACTTATATGACCTCTGAGAGAGACCCTTATTTTGTCTAACAGGCAATACAACACAAGCTACTATCAAGGTCTTTACAGACAGCTTTGTCTCACAATCACTGCATGTAAGATACCACCTTTGTGCCAGCAGAACAATAGTGCTGTCCAGGCCATGGAAATATATGATACCACTGTAAATGCACACAAGCTACAGATTACACGTATAACATGGTGCAGCACAGGGTAAAGAGCACAAAAAGAGACAGATAAAGGGGAGCCATGCCCATGAAGATGTAGCTAACATCAAATGGTCATCAATCACTAGTTAAGGTGTAGAGGTAACGATTGgccacatgtttttatttagcatGTAATTCCAGTATTATTTTAATTAAGAGAGAAATTAAAGTAATGACAGGAATGATTTATTCATCTTCTACAGCAAGCACCCCTCCCTGCAAAAGGGAGGCAAGTATGCACCAAACTAACACCAGACTGAAGCACCAACAGTAACATAGCATTATCTAGGTCCTTAACCATTAGCTTTTAACAAATCCAGGCCTGCAGCCTGCTGATGATGTTCAGACATTCAGCTAAATAATAAAAGGCTTGGTGGCAGTAGGATCATCTAAAAGAGGAGAAATACCCTCTGACTAACAGCGCTTCGTTGTCAGACATGTAGCACATGAACAGATTGACATACCGACGCATTTAATGCAAGTATAACTATTTACGTAATATAACATTACATCTTACTTTCGCCCGGGATATAGCCGACTCTGGTCATCATAGCGGAGGCTGTCTGGAGTAACTGCCTTTCAGCGCAACCTACAAACCGGATATCTCCACACTACTCGGCCCACGTGTTTTCTGCTCAGTGGATTTCACATAGACACAATGGGAGACAATGGCACGGACCACTATGGTCATCCGCATGTAGAATGTAGCGTCATACTCAGATA
This window encodes:
- the phf20a gene encoding PHD finger protein 20 isoform X1 encodes the protein MSKTPPNRRGITFEVGAQLEARDSLKNWYAANIEKIDYEDEKVLIHYRQWSHRYDEWFDWTSPYLRPVERVQLRRQGLNDNGPIPGFNVNDKVLASWSDCRFYPAKVISVNRDASYTVKFYDGIIQTVKGIHVKPYIKQRSGVSGGKSRFSERNMVRRAPNRRRPQENGGPKNKRARRSTSDQEDSISEDEEHEERMINEKTKKTNGELELATTVKQEEEISEEGGQNTTRDGENGTVLTNGVKIKEDDEQNMDMCHVNGEVKKEEVKTEQRGTKPYTESSKPYTELPTQTSALTEQVSVTMTTTESNKDVEKNPHVQSESPQPATAVPPPQPVKPVRKQGFHNPNRFSREPLYRVIKNQPPPVLSINLDHNPFKCSAPGCTKSFRKAKLLHYHMKYYHGEETPPEGDRSPTRSVQTRASDKQSTAAGLEGTKRRRTISASMHCVGTAAAPRGEVKTAGRRTSAPPAVNTQGNQQRALLREKSKENQLDRNGCQLQDKDSDKSGFDNGSVKDKLKEKPKQKDFLRIKLKKKKKRKKAKSDYTGSEENIDISVLGLQSKLNFPLKSPPSHNHKPEAYTSRPGYSYSEQILVDDDDSISDWSTDSCGWSDDDLEVDLDITTPPLSVDSGAVDTSDQEIVRCICEVEEENDFMIQCEDCLCWQHGTCMGLMEDNVPDRYTCYICRDPPGQRQSLRYWYDREWLINGHMYGLSFLEENYSHQNAKKITTTHQLLGDVHHVVEILNGLQHKMNVLQSSTHPDLQLWRQPWKHLERFRIGFDSCRSSNAAPSPVTPEEDMSRGEILMSNALEKLTRAATAATSSPSCSSSPFPSFQDSYITSEHCYQKPRAYYPAVEQRLVVETRQGSELEDSMRSTEELLEREQRYGSLLEIDKPKSIDVTNKASICGSWSHAERKEEDGKEGGGAADYSRQHQQWQINLLDHIDAVQDEVSHRMDFIERELDVLESWLDYTGELEPPEPLARLPQLKHRMKRLLTQLGKVQQIALYSST
- the phf20a gene encoding PHD finger protein 20 isoform X2, coding for MSKTPPNRRGITFEVGAQLEARDSLKNWYAANIEKIDYEDEKVLIHYRQWSHRYDEWFDWTSPYLRPVERVQLRRQGLNDNGPIPGFNVNDKVLASWSDCRFYPAKVISVNRDASYTVKFYDGIIQTVKGIHVKPYIKQRSGVSGGKSRFSERNMVRRAPNRRRPQENGGPKNKRARRSTSDQEDSISEDEEHEERMINEKTKKTNGELELATTVKQEEEISEEGGQNTTRDGENGTVLTNGVKIKEDDEQNMDMCHVNGEVKKEEVKTEQRGTKPYTESSKPYTELPTQTSALTEQVSVTMTTTESNKDVEKNPHVQSESPQPATAVPPPQPVKPVRKQGFHNPNRFSREPLYRVIKNQPPPVLSINLDHNPFKCSAPGCTKSFRKAKLLHYHMKYYHGEETPPEGDRSPTRSVQTRASDKQSTAAGLEGTKRRRTISASMHCVGTAAAPRGEVKTAGRRTSAPPAVNTQGNQQRALLREKSKENQLDRNGCQLQDKDSDKSGFDNGSVKDKLKEKPKQKDFLRIKLKKKKKRKKAKSDDDSISDWSTDSCGWSDDDLEVDLDITTPPLSVDSGAVDTSDQEIVRCICEVEEENDFMIQCEDCLCWQHGTCMGLMEDNVPDRYTCYICRDPPGQRQSLRYWYDREWLINGHMYGLSFLEENYSHQNAKKITTTHQLLGDVHHVVEILNGLQHKMNVLQSSTHPDLQLWRQPWKHLERFRIGFDSCRSSNAAPSPVTPEEDMSRGEILMSNALEKLTRAATAATSSPSCSSSPFPSFQDSYITSEHCYQKPRAYYPAVEQRLVVETRQGSELEDSMRSTEELLEREQRYGSLLEIDKPKSIDVTNKASICGSWSHAERKEEDGKEGGGAADYSRQHQQWQINLLDHIDAVQDEVSHRMDFIERELDVLESWLDYTGELEPPEPLARLPQLKHRMKRLLTQLGKVQQIALYSST